From Streptomyces sp. GSL17-111, one genomic window encodes:
- a CDS encoding sporulation protein — MVFKRLLGSLGVGAPTVDTVLEPVAALPGGTLRGEVRLKGGNADYDIEQITLELVARVEAEHEDGEAEGTVAFDRVSVGGGFRLAEGAEQTVPFAVTLPWETPVTELHGQPLGVVLGVRTELEVSGAKDKGDLDALAVAPLPAQAAVLEALGQLGFGFASADLELGHIHGTGQQLPFYQEIELSPAPQYAGALNELEVTFLASPAGLEVILEADKRGSGLFGQFGGGDALNRHTVPHEGVEQRDWAAEVDAWVRTLVDARASHAGHGAPYGGHFGGHGDPYGGHAYKDEHHGEHGRSGPGMGTAIAAGAAGLAVGVVGGMVAAEVVDEIGDAFEGDEDEG; from the coding sequence ATGGTTTTCAAGCGGCTACTCGGGTCGCTCGGCGTGGGTGCGCCCACGGTCGACACGGTGCTCGAGCCGGTGGCGGCCCTGCCCGGCGGAACCCTGCGCGGTGAGGTGCGCCTCAAGGGCGGCAACGCGGACTACGACATCGAGCAGATCACCCTCGAACTCGTCGCCCGCGTCGAGGCGGAGCACGAGGACGGCGAGGCCGAGGGCACGGTCGCGTTCGACCGGGTCTCGGTCGGAGGCGGGTTCCGGCTCGCCGAGGGCGCCGAGCAGACCGTCCCCTTCGCGGTCACGCTGCCGTGGGAGACGCCGGTCACGGAGCTCCACGGCCAGCCGCTCGGCGTCGTCCTCGGCGTGCGGACGGAGCTGGAGGTGTCCGGCGCCAAGGACAAGGGCGACCTGGACGCGCTGGCCGTCGCGCCCCTGCCCGCGCAGGCGGCGGTCCTGGAGGCGCTCGGTCAGCTCGGCTTCGGCTTCGCCTCCGCCGACCTGGAGCTGGGCCACATCCACGGCACCGGCCAGCAGCTGCCCTTCTACCAGGAGATCGAGCTCAGCCCGGCGCCGCAGTACGCCGGGGCGCTGAACGAGCTGGAGGTGACGTTCCTGGCCTCGCCCGCCGGCCTGGAGGTGATCCTGGAGGCCGACAAGCGCGGCTCCGGCCTGTTCGGGCAGTTCGGCGGCGGCGACGCGCTGAACCGGCACACCGTGCCGCACGAGGGCGTCGAGCAGCGGGACTGGGCGGCCGAGGTCGACGCCTGGGTGCGCACCCTCGTGGACGCCCGCGCGTCCCACGCGGGCCACGGCGCGCCGTACGGAGGCCACTTCGGCGGGCACGGCGACCCGTACGGTGGTCACGCGTACAAGGACGAGCACCACGGCGAACACGGGCGCTCCGGGCCCGGCATGGGCACGGCCATCGCGGCGGGAGCGGCCGGGCTCGCGGTCGGTGTCGTCGGCGGGATGGTCGCCGCCGAGGTCGTCGACGAGATCGGCGACGCCTTCGAGGGCGACGAGGACGAGGGCTGA